Below is a genomic region from Pseudomonas sp. JQ170C.
ATTGGGGCAGATGCTAAGTTCTCAAGGACTGCTTCTAAAGTAGATGTAGATGGCCACCGTATCCACGGCGACCGCTATCACGATCACTGCGATCATGAAACACAGCATCTCTTCAATCATAACCATCCCCCACTGATCGGCTGATTTGGGAGGTAGGGCAATTTCTATTCCAACTCATATATGCCGCATCCGGCCACGGAGGGCGGTGCTTACTCTGCGTTGATCTACACGTCCGGGTCAGACCATAGGCACAACATATGAATAGGGGGGTGGCGAAGATGTCAGCTCAGCACAACCGCTAAAAAGCAGGGCAATCATTGAAACCGACAAAAGCCGCATTCGTGCTTTGCCTACCGGAGTGAACGCGAAACACAGCACTATGGCTTCGATGCTTGATCAATTTGCTTCATCAAGGTTCGCCGGCGCTGCCCGCCAGCGCTTTTTGCCTTGGCCTATCACAGCTATCGACGTTACTTAGAGCTGCCTTCAGCGCGATCCACATCGTATTCAGATTTCAAGTTCAGCTCGGCAGCGTCCGAATCCGTGTAGTAGGCCTTCCGTACTAACTGACTCGTTTCGTATGCGCAGTATCCGCTGATGGTAGATGCCGTGGTCATGACCAACCCGAAAGCCACCACAAGTGCTCTGTTACTCATTTGGCTCTCCTGCCAATCGAAAAAAAGCACGGACTTTACCTAACCATCTCCCCTAGCGCCAACTCGCAAGATAAATGGCGCCTATCCACTTCAACAGATCACGCCACCCCGGCGGGGAACGCTCATGTCTGCATTTCAGAAAAATCCCGCCTTCGACTTCAAAACCCAGTACCACCTGGGCATTGATCCGCAGGACAATGAAACTGTGGTCGACTTTTTCTGCGGTGGTGTCAGCGCCAGTACTCGCTTGGAGATGGGCATGGGCAGTTCGGTGACGGTGGCTGGTCTGGCCTGGACCAATGACCCGTGGCGCATTACTGAACAGCAAGCTAAAACCGCCTGATCGACGAATCAGTCCAGCCTTCAAAACGGAGGAAGATCGGCGATCCTTCTCCCTGATATGCACTGTTCCTCAGTCAACGACCCGTTTCCGTCGGGGATTATTAATCCAGCCCCAACGGGGGCTTCTGACAAATGGAACACGAGGTGGAATGTATCGCCACTCTCTATCAACCCCAGCACCTCCGCAACGGAGAAGTCGAGCAACGCTTTGGACGATTCAGACAAGGCGTTAGCCGGATGACCATGCGTCTCTTGGCCCTGAAGCGCAATCAGCCTTCCATCTTCGTCATGTCTAGCGGCAGTCACAGCGTAAGTAGTCATAGCCATTACCTCCCCATGAGCCCCGAATTATAGCTGCCCAAAAGTACCCCTGGGCCTGCCCCGTGACAACGGACGCCAAGAAGCGATACTTACATCGCTATCCTGGAGGCGGCTTTGAGGCGCTTTTCAGTTCCAATACTTTAGGACTCCAACCACCCTGAAAGCCGCACTCTACAGGGCTCGCCGCTTCAGTTTTGGAACCGATTACTACACCGTCCCCATGCTAAAACCGACCTACCCATGGGCCTCCCTGTGATGGTTCAGTGCCGGTGAAACATTACAGTTAGTTAGATTCCAATCCGCCGAAATTACCGCAGTGACGATGAATAGACAGCGTTACCGACAAGTGGCACCTTAGCGGCCTCTATTTGGGAATCATTCATGAACAAGGCTACTTTGCTGGTACTCGCTTCGCTCGCACTTGGAGGTTGCGCATCGCACCCCCAACAGGCGCTGATAAGGGACCCGAACGTTGTAAGCACTCCATCTGGCCCCTCGAATCCTTACCCCCCAGGCACCGTCATCGTCGTTGCCACTCCGGGTTTTGAATGGGCTGCAACGAACGTCGCCCAAGTGCTCAATGCGGATGCTGTTGCACCTAAGCTTTCCTGGTTTGCGGCGCGAAATCTTGCTTTGTACAACGAGAACGTTGTTGGCCTCGTCGAGGTCAGCGTTGATGTAGATAACATCTTTGAATCCGTTTCCGCTGTTTGCAGAAATAAAGAGACTCAGTCAATTTGGCAGGAGACCCGGGTCCTCAATTTTGCTGGAGGGCGAGAGCGGTTAGCGCGGGATATGGTCGGAGGACTGGTGAACAAAGTTTCTGGCAAGCCATGCCCGCTGTAATTTCAGCCAAGCATTGCTGAGCATTTTCAAGGTTCGAGCTCAAGAGAGTGGCCGCCGTGAGGGATCATACAGCCCCCCACGGCACCCTACTCCGCCCGGCACCCTCTGCAGCGATACCTTCCACAACTGATCCAGCCTGGTGGTAAAGCCCTGGCTCATCATCTCGCGGCGCCTCCCCAACCCGGGTTCATCGGTACCCACGCCGCTCGCAGCGTGCCCCTACCCCACTGCTCATTGATCAGGTCCAGAACAGCTATCACCCTGGTCGACTCGGCTGGTTGCGCCGCGGCGTTTTTTTCGTCCAGGTCATCCATGATTCAGCTCCCTGTTAATTGGTTAGGGCAGTACAGGTCGCCTCGCACACAGTACCAACCGTGCGAATTTGGTCGACAGCCTGCGAGAGGAAATAGCGGAACCTTACTACTTGCACAGTGCATCTCTTATAAAAAATAGAAGCTCATAAAAAGTGTCGCGACCCTTGAATTTATCGCGAACTACAGGAGTTTCGCTCAGCGCACGACCCCCGTTAAGGTGCAAAGTGAAACTTCTCCGCCTCACCGAATAAGAAATAAATTGTAACAAAGACCTCTTGAAATATTTTAAACACAAAGAAACCAACATTTACTGCCCGAAAATGAGAAACCTTGCCTTTAAAAGCTGGATGGAAACCCAGTTCATTAAAGCACCACCCAATGGTAACGTATGCTTTCGCATTGCTCAGAACAAGAAACAGCATGAGCAAACTTGTTGGTTGGATAAAGGATTAACGAATGACTATCGAGCGAGAGATTTTCTCGGCCCTTATCGCGCAGAACGCATTTCAAGATGAAAAGCCGAGCGTACAAAGCTACGCCCAGCTAGCCGTCGACAAGGGATTTAGAGCGCTTTCGTCAAAGCAACAGGCAGTGGTAAGCCCCTTCCTGCAAAAAAAATGCGAGGGCATGAAAAAACCAAATGAAAAACACAACAACTGCCAAAATACTATAGGCGGCCGTGAATTGGTTACAGCCCTTGAGAAATCCGAGCCTTATAAAGGATGGCGCTGCGAGAGCTGCCGAAGCGAATCTGCAAATTAATAAATCGATCGATATAGAGCAATAACCTAAAAACCTGGAAAAACAACCAGAAAAATCACCATTGCTCTCGCTACTCCTGAACGTTATTGCAGCAGGCCACCATAGGCCTGCTCGCAGGTCTTTCTTTTCTTCAGGCCATGATCAATAGCCCCCATCAAATCGCCGTTCACTCGTCACGCACTTGAGCACTTCGGAAAAATTTTGCACGACGCAGCCAACCCCTTCTGCGTGTCTAATTTTTCACGGAGAAAATAGTGCCAATATATCAAATAGCACTGCTGGTTGTTCTCGGTATCGCCACACTCTGGTGGAGCTACCGATTGGATAAGAAGAACCGTCAAAAGAGTTGCGCACTATGGCTTTCAGCTTCCAATCAACGCCCAAACGGGCACGTTATTGCCTGAAGGAAAGGTGCGCAGGCTGTTCGGCTTTACTCGCGTTATGTCGTAAAATAGCCGGTTGCCGAAAGAACCGTCATGGCCATGGCCATGAAGGGCTTTCATCCTTTACGAATAACTGTGGTGAAGATGAACAAGCCTTTCATTTCGCTGTGCCCTGAAATTACTCGGGCACATGCGCTGACGCTGATGGATTGGTTGGAGGATGAGCGCGTTACCTGCTATCTGAGCGACTCGCGTCATGTTTCCCGCTCCATCGAGCAAGCCATCGATCGGACTCAATTGCCGATCCTGACCCATCTATTCAACCGTGGCGGCCGATTCTTTATGGCCTATGACCGGTATGACGCCCCGGTGGGCTTTGTCCGTCTCATCAAGACCGGCTCGAATTGCGAGATAGTCCTGGTCATCGGAGACAGCGACAAATGGGGCCGAAACCTTGGCGCCCGCACGATCCGCGAAGGGATGAAACTTGCCTTCCTCGACATGCGGGCCAAGAAGCTCATCGCCAAGATTCACCCGGACAACGCGCGCTCGCTGAAAGCCTTTCTGCGTAGCGGCTTTCTGCTTGAGAGCGAAACGCCGGCGTTGAAGTCATTTTCCATGACGGCGGGGCGCTATCTCCAGTTCTTGCGCGAAGGTGCCGCTGGCGACTCCACTGAGATCTACATCACTGAAATCGACAAGGCCAGGCTCGAGAGTCTGATCGCGCTCGAGCAAGGCTCGGTCGTTGTTGAACTCGAACATGAGCTTGAGCGAGCCATTGTCGTCAAGCCGCAGCAGGTGGCGCGCAATGTCGTCACGATGAACTCTAGGGCCTTGCTGCAGCTGGACGACGAAGAGATCGAAGTGGCCTTGGTCTACCCTGAAGACGCGGACAGCAGCGCCGGGAAGCATTCCGTGTGTTCCGACATCGGCGCCGCCATTCTGGGCTATCAGGAGGGGGACGCCATCGACTGGCGAGTTTCTGATCGGACCCGCCGGATTGGGATCAGGAAAGTGCTTTACCAGCCGGAGGCCGCTGGCGACTTCCACCTGTAATTGCGCCTTTAGCTCAGTGTTGGTCCATCAGGCGCGGGCCGGGTTTCCGTGCCTGATGCAGACCACCAGTCATAGGCCGCGCCGTTCACCGTTTATGACCGGGCAGAAGCGGACTGGAGGCCGAGGTCGGAATCGAACCGGCGTAGACGAATTTGCAATCCGTTATCGACCTCAAATTTCATTGGGTCTAATCGCGGGAGCCCCCGTAAATAAAGGGCGCCCCCTAATGCTCATGCATCTGCATTCATTACCATTTGGGACATTCGATGTCCCAGATTTGTCCCACGACTTCATCACCCCTTCTCCAGCGTCCTGCCGACCGATTCCCTTCCTTTATATACACACCGAACTCGGCCCGAGTGGGCCAGGCCTGTAGCAGAGGATCATTTTCCAATGCTCGAGAGAAAAATCCGGGCATCCCGATTAGACCGCAGATAAACCACACGGCATGCCGATGGCGCAGTCGCCACAAGCTGCTCTATCTTCATTCGTGTTGAGTTTTTCGTCCGCCACATGTACCTGAAAAACACTGGCAGGTTAGTCAGCAGGTCGGGGCAGTTCTCCGGTAAGTCAGGTCGAGGCCGACCGTGGTTAAGCAGTGCTCTGAGCAGTACACGCCAAAACCTAAGGGGCGCCGAACGATCAATCCATATCAAAAGGTCTGCGCGGGCCAATCGGTTGTCCCAAGTGGCTGAATGGCCTCCTTCAAATATCCTACGATCACGCGCCTCGACCTCCCGACAAAGGCGAGTTTTTTCGTCCCAGCTCCGCTCAACCCACCCTGGCTGCCAATGAATGGTATCGATATGAACAACAGGCAAGCCCGTATGCTCGCCGAGTTTACGCGCCAACGTGCTTTTTCCGGAGCCAGCCTGACCAACAATCATCACCCGTTGCATCGAGGCCCCTTTTCGCTATGCATACTGATTTTTTTGGGGGCGCGATTCTACGGCAATCCCCGCTTCAGTCAACTGCAAGCAGCCTAGGCTTCAGCGATGTCATCCTAAAAACCCCGATCTGAGACTTCGTATGGAATCCCCCATTTGTCCAGTAGCTCCGGGCCTTTCGGCCAATCTTCGAGATCAACAAACCACCACTCTAAATCGTGACACACTCCAACGACCTCTTTGCCTCCTAGAAGGCCAGTTTTCTTGGCTGAAACGGTCATAAAAGTCTTGTTCGTATCTCGATGAGTTCCCCTAAGCTTCAGCGAGATTTCGATTCCAGCCCCGACAATCGCTGCTTTTAGGTC
It encodes:
- a CDS encoding bifunctional GNAT family N-acetyltransferase/nucleoside diphosphate kinase regulator, whose amino-acid sequence is MAMAMKGFHPLRITVVKMNKPFISLCPEITRAHALTLMDWLEDERVTCYLSDSRHVSRSIEQAIDRTQLPILTHLFNRGGRFFMAYDRYDAPVGFVRLIKTGSNCEIVLVIGDSDKWGRNLGARTIREGMKLAFLDMRAKKLIAKIHPDNARSLKAFLRSGFLLESETPALKSFSMTAGRYLQFLREGAAGDSTEIYITEIDKARLESLIALEQGSVVVELEHELERAIVVKPQQVARNVVTMNSRALLQLDDEEIEVALVYPEDADSSAGKHSVCSDIGAAILGYQEGDAIDWRVSDRTRRIGIRKVLYQPEAAGDFHL
- a CDS encoding AAA family ATPase; amino-acid sequence: MQRVMIVGQAGSGKSTLARKLGEHTGLPVVHIDTIHWQPGWVERSWDEKTRLCREVEARDRRIFEGGHSATWDNRLARADLLIWIDRSAPLRFWRVLLRALLNHGRPRPDLPENCPDLLTNLPVFFRYMWRTKNSTRMKIEQLVATAPSACRVVYLRSNRDARIFLSSIGK